The following are encoded in a window of Eschrichtius robustus isolate mEscRob2 chromosome 1, mEscRob2.pri, whole genome shotgun sequence genomic DNA:
- the BMP4 gene encoding LOW QUALITY PROTEIN: bone morphogenetic protein 4 (The sequence of the model RefSeq protein was modified relative to this genomic sequence to represent the inferred CDS: deleted 1 base in 1 codon) — translation MREGRGGGREGERGAQLGPETRSHSVVPSRATHCRSSSEHFQQVCSRLAVKNHGLLLYALFSVILLGGASHASLIPETGKKKVAEIQGHAGGRRSGQSHELLRDFEATLLQMFGLRRRPQPSKSAVVPDYMRDLYRLQSGEEEEEQIHSIGLEYPERPASRANTVRSFHHEERLENIPGTSENSAFRFLFNLSSIPENEVISSAELRLFREQVDQGPDWEQGFHRINIYEVMKPPAEVAPGHLITRLLDTRLVHHNVTRWETFDVSPAVLRWTREKQPNYGLAIEVTHLHQTRTRQGQHVRISRSLPQGSGDWAQLRPLLVTFGHDGRGHALTRRRRAKRSPKHHPQRARKKNKNCRRHSLYVDFSDVGWNDWIVAPPGYQAFYCHGDCPFPLADHLNSTNHAIVQTLVNSVNSSIPKACCVPTELSAISMLYLDEYDKVVLKNYQEMVVEGCGCR, via the exons atgcgggagggcagaggaggagggagggaggga gaaaggggagcgCAGCTCGGCCCGGAAACTAG GAGCCATTCCGTAGTGCCATCCAGAGCAACGCACTGCCGCAGCTCCTCTGAGCATTTCCAGCAAGTTTGTTCAAGATTGGCTGTCAAGAATCATGGACTGTTATTATATGCCTTGTTTTCTGTCA TCCTGCTAGGAGGCGCGAGCCATGCTAGTTTGATACCTGAGACGGGGAAGAAAAAAGTCGCCGAGATTCAGGGCCACGCGGGAGGACGCCGCTCAGGGCAGAGTCATGAGCTCCTTCGGGACTTCGAGGCCACACTTCTGCAGATGTTCGGGCTGCGCCGCCGCCCGCAGCCTAGCAAGAGCGCGGTCGTCCCGGATTACATGCGGGATCTTTACCGGCTTCagtctggggaggaggaggaggagcagatcCACAGCATTGGTCTGGAGTATCCCGAGCGCCCCGCCAGTCGGGCCAACACCGTGAGGAGCTTCCACCACGAAG AACGTCTGGAGAACATCCCAGGGACCAGCGAAAACTCTGCTTTTCGTTTCCTCTTTAACCTCAGCAGCATCCCAGAGAACGAGGTGATCTCGTCCGCAGAGCTTCGACTCTTCCGGGAGCAGGTGGACCAGGGCCCTGACTGGGAGCAGGGCTTTCATCGTATAAACATTTATGAGGTTATGAAGCCCCCGGCAGAAGTGGCGCCCGGGCACCTCATCACACGACTACTGGACACGAGACTGGTCCACCACAATGTGACACGGTGGGAAACTTTTGATGTGAGCCCTGCAGTCCTTCGCTGGACCCGGGAGAAGCAGCCCAATTATGGGCTGGCCATTGAGGTGACCCACCTCCATCAGACACGGACCCGCCAGGGCCAGCATGTCAGGATTAGCCGATCGTTACCTCAAGGGAGTGGGGATTGGGCCCAGCTCCGGCCCCTCCTGGTCACCTTTGGCCATGATGGCCGGGGACATGCCTTGACCCGACGCCGGAGGGCCAAGCGTAGCCCCAAGCATCACCCACAGAGGGCCCGGAAGAAGAATAAGAACTGCCGGCGCCACTCGCTCTATGTGGACTTCAGCGATGTGGGCTGGAATGACTGGATTGTGGCCCCACCAGGCTACCAGGCCTTCTACTGCCACGGGGACTGCCCCTTTCCACTGGCCGACCACCTCAACTCAACCAACCATGCCATTGTGCAGACCCTGGTCAACTCTGTCAATTCCAGTATCCCCAAAGCCTGTTGTGTTCCCACGGAACTGAGCGCCATCTCCATGCTGTACTTGGATGAGTATGACAAGGTGGTACTGAAAAATTATCAGGAGATGGTAGTAGAGGGATGTGGGTGCCGCTGA